A genomic region of Luteibacter aegosomatissinici contains the following coding sequences:
- a CDS encoding response regulator → MTCPVVIADDQPVVVAGVETILKKHRYTVVARVHDTDTLLQVMEDVDCEVLVTDLCLPDGRQADGVALIRRIRIIRPDVGIVVMTHLANVATLRLLLDLGVAALFDKRANLRDMPSAVHSASLGRTFLSPAIRRAFLAADRANACRNNSLSPREVAVLRAYSQGLSLADIGARMLRSIKTISRQKRSAMTKLGLQNDAQLYQYLANMRAGLIDGFTEFDDEEDAFDPEASSLGPDEDEDMVAAALAAPPAAGAPGAAAKTTSAPADREPTGALAGSA, encoded by the coding sequence ATGACGTGTCCCGTTGTCATCGCCGACGATCAGCCGGTCGTCGTCGCCGGAGTCGAAACCATCCTCAAGAAGCATCGGTATACCGTCGTCGCCCGTGTCCACGATACCGATACCCTCCTCCAGGTCATGGAGGATGTGGATTGCGAGGTGCTGGTCACCGACCTCTGCCTGCCCGATGGCCGCCAGGCCGATGGCGTGGCGCTGATTCGCCGCATCCGCATCATCCGCCCCGATGTCGGCATCGTGGTCATGACCCACCTCGCCAACGTCGCCACGCTGCGGCTGTTGCTCGACCTGGGCGTGGCGGCCTTGTTCGATAAGCGCGCGAACCTGCGCGATATGCCGTCGGCCGTGCATTCGGCGAGCCTGGGCCGCACGTTCCTCAGCCCGGCCATCCGGCGGGCGTTCCTGGCGGCCGATCGGGCGAACGCATGCCGGAACAACAGCCTGTCACCGCGCGAAGTCGCGGTCCTGCGTGCGTATTCGCAAGGGCTTTCACTGGCCGATATCGGCGCGCGGATGCTCCGTAGCATCAAGACCATCAGCCGGCAGAAGCGCTCGGCCATGACCAAGCTGGGCCTGCAGAACGATGCGCAGCTCTACCAGTACCTGGCCAACATGCGCGCCGGACTGATCGATGGTTTCACCGAGTTTGACGACGAGGAGGACGCCTTCGATCCCGAGGCCAGCTCGCTTGGGCCGGATGAGGATGAAGACATGGTCGCCGCTGCGCTCGCGGCACCGCCTGCGGCCGGGGCACCCGGGGCGGCGGCGAAGACAACCTCCGCGCCGGCAGACAGGGAGCCCACCGGCGCGCTGGCGGGCAGCGCTTAG
- a CDS encoding YerC/YecD family TrpR-related protein, with product MKRRSLDPETPADSAETSLCEALLALSTVDEMRAFLHDLCTPAEIEVMVDRWRVVPYLLDKLSYREIHERTAVSITTIGRVARYLNQGAGGYMAAAARRNREPTA from the coding sequence ATGAAGCGACGCTCCCTGGACCCCGAAACCCCGGCCGACTCGGCCGAAACCAGCCTGTGCGAGGCGCTGCTGGCGCTCTCAACGGTGGATGAGATGCGGGCCTTCCTCCATGACCTGTGCACCCCGGCCGAGATCGAGGTCATGGTCGACCGCTGGCGGGTGGTGCCGTACCTGCTGGACAAGCTCTCGTACCGGGAGATCCACGAGCGCACCGCCGTCAGCATCACCACCATCGGGCGCGTCGCCCGCTATCTGAACCAGGGGGCAGGCGGCTACATGGCCGCTGCCGCCCGCCGTAACCGGGAGCCCACCGCATGA
- the hisG gene encoding ATP phosphoribosyltransferase, whose product MKPRDRLRIAMQKSGRLTEPAQELLARCGLKFRQSRDKLFCFGEGEPVDLLLVRDDDIPGLIAEGVCDLGIVGRNVLREFQLSNPEAGTGLDELRPLGFGSCRLSIALPHDEPYDSPAQLDGQRIATSYPGLLGDWLRVNNVDAKVVFLAGSVEIAPRLGTADAICDLVSSGATLVANQLREAAVVVESEAVLAGHKVLPSDERGEIAELLLRRLDGVIQVRDSRLILMQAPRDALDAITRLLPGLPVPTLTAVDGAPDQVVLQALCAGSVSWRQLEDMKRAGARDMLVLPVEKMLA is encoded by the coding sequence ATGAAGCCTCGTGACCGCCTGCGCATCGCGATGCAGAAATCCGGGCGCCTGACCGAACCCGCCCAGGAACTGCTGGCCCGCTGCGGCCTCAAGTTCCGCCAGAGCCGCGACAAGCTGTTCTGCTTTGGCGAAGGCGAGCCCGTGGACCTGCTGCTGGTCCGCGACGACGATATTCCCGGCTTGATCGCCGAGGGCGTGTGTGACCTGGGTATCGTCGGCCGCAACGTGCTGCGCGAATTCCAGTTGTCCAACCCGGAAGCAGGCACGGGGCTCGATGAGCTGCGCCCGCTCGGGTTTGGCAGCTGCCGCCTTTCCATCGCGCTGCCGCACGACGAACCGTACGACAGCCCGGCCCAGTTGGACGGCCAGCGCATCGCCACGTCCTATCCTGGGTTGCTCGGTGACTGGCTGCGCGTGAACAACGTCGATGCCAAGGTGGTCTTCCTTGCCGGCTCGGTGGAGATCGCCCCGCGCCTGGGCACCGCCGATGCCATCTGCGACCTGGTGTCCAGCGGCGCCACACTCGTCGCGAACCAGCTGCGCGAAGCAGCCGTGGTGGTCGAGAGCGAAGCGGTGCTCGCCGGCCACAAGGTGCTGCCCAGCGATGAGCGCGGTGAGATCGCCGAACTGCTCCTGCGCCGTCTGGATGGCGTGATCCAGGTGCGCGATTCGCGCCTGATCCTGATGCAGGCCCCGCGTGATGCACTGGATGCGATCACCCGCCTGTTGCCGGGCCTGCCCGTACCCACGCTCACGGCCGTCGATGGCGCGCCGGACCAGGTGGTGTTGCAGGCACTTTGCGCCGGCAGCGTGAGCTGGCGGCAGCTGGAAGACATGAAGCGCGCTGGCGCCCGCGACATGCTGGTGCTGCCGGTGGAGAAGATGCTGGCATGA
- the hisD gene encoding histidinol dehydrogenase: MKRIDWNTLDEPGRAAALARPAQSRSPSLRTGVEAIVADVRARGDEALRELTARYDGTTLDALAVTDEEFDAAEARLAPELKAAVREAAERIERFHRAAAPAPVSVETAPGVRVERVLRPIRRVGLYVPAGGAPLPSTAIMLGVPAAIAGCQEVVLCTPVQANGRCDDAVLFAARATGVHKVFKLGGAQAIAAMAYGTESVPRCDKLFGPGNSWVTEAKLQVSGDPEGAAIDMPAGPSEVLVIADADADPRFIAADLLSQAEHGPDSQVLLVSPSATLLDRVEAEVERQRLELPRADVAARALAESRLVLVSDLEEALRVSNRYAPEHLIIQTAKPRDLLDGVASAGSVFLGEWTPESLGDYCSGSNHVLPTYGYARSYSGVSVASFQKQVTVQEASAEGLRAIGPCAATLAAAEQLDAHRRAVTLRLEAMGADA; this comes from the coding sequence ATGAAGCGGATCGATTGGAACACCCTGGATGAGCCGGGCCGCGCCGCCGCGCTTGCACGGCCGGCGCAGTCGCGTTCGCCCTCGTTGCGCACCGGCGTGGAAGCGATCGTGGCCGATGTGCGCGCACGTGGCGACGAAGCGCTGCGTGAGCTGACGGCGCGCTACGATGGCACCACGCTCGATGCGCTCGCCGTGACCGATGAAGAATTCGACGCTGCGGAAGCACGCCTCGCCCCTGAACTGAAAGCCGCCGTGCGCGAAGCCGCTGAGCGGATCGAGCGCTTCCACCGCGCCGCTGCTCCCGCCCCCGTCAGCGTGGAGACCGCGCCGGGTGTGCGCGTCGAGCGTGTCCTGCGACCGATCCGCCGCGTGGGCCTCTACGTCCCCGCCGGCGGCGCGCCACTGCCTTCCACCGCCATCATGCTCGGCGTCCCGGCGGCCATCGCCGGCTGCCAGGAAGTCGTTCTATGCACGCCGGTGCAAGCCAACGGCCGGTGCGATGACGCCGTGCTGTTCGCCGCACGCGCCACGGGTGTGCACAAGGTATTCAAGCTAGGCGGTGCGCAGGCGATCGCCGCCATGGCCTACGGCACCGAGAGCGTGCCCCGCTGCGACAAGCTGTTTGGCCCGGGCAATTCGTGGGTCACCGAAGCCAAGTTGCAGGTTTCCGGCGACCCTGAGGGCGCGGCCATCGACATGCCTGCCGGTCCGTCCGAAGTGCTTGTGATCGCGGACGCCGATGCGGATCCGCGCTTCATCGCCGCCGATCTGTTGTCGCAGGCCGAACACGGGCCCGATTCACAGGTGTTGCTCGTGAGCCCCTCGGCCACTCTGCTCGATCGCGTGGAAGCCGAAGTAGAGCGCCAGCGCCTTGAACTGCCGCGTGCCGATGTCGCCGCCAGGGCATTGGCCGAGAGTCGACTCGTGCTGGTCAGCGACCTGGAGGAGGCGTTGCGCGTGAGCAACCGCTACGCGCCCGAGCACCTCATCATCCAGACGGCGAAGCCGCGTGACCTGCTCGATGGCGTCGCCTCCGCCGGCTCGGTGTTCCTTGGCGAATGGACGCCAGAATCCCTGGGGGATTACTGCAGTGGCAGCAATCATGTGCTGCCGACCTACGGTTACGCGCGCAGTTACAGCGGCGTATCGGTGGCCAGCTTCCAGAAGCAGGTGACCGTGCAGGAAGCATCGGCGGAAGGCTTGCGCGCGATCGGGCCGTGCGCCGCGACGCTCGCGGCAGCCGAGCAACTGGATGCGCATCGCCGTGCGGTGACCTTGCGCCTTGAAGCGATGGGAGCGGACGCATGA
- the hisC gene encoding histidinol-phosphate transaminase, translating into MSVLDLARPDIRALSPYSSARMEASGGTVLLNANESARPPSFPGGDGLNRYPDPQPRGLVDVLAELYDTTPDRVLVTRGSDEAIDLLTRAFCRAGQDGIVISPPTFGMYAVSARIQGAAVVEAPLEADGSLDADKLLAAVTPATKIVYVCTPNNPTGNLVPLATLERLAQALQGRALLVVDEAYAEFSGTPSATQLIDAYDHVAVLRTLSKAWSLAGARVGALVARAEVIGLLRRIIAPYPLPSPCVDAALAALSYEGRRVQRHHVHEILNERARMAVALATLPGVREVLPSHANFLAVRFDDAPGTYKRLLAAGVVVRDITKYPGLGDALRITIGTGNENDRVLAVLRAGVAA; encoded by the coding sequence ATGAGTGTGCTCGATCTGGCCCGCCCCGATATCCGCGCCTTGTCGCCGTATTCCAGCGCGCGCATGGAGGCCTCCGGTGGCACCGTGCTGCTCAACGCCAATGAATCGGCCCGCCCGCCAAGCTTCCCCGGCGGTGATGGCCTGAACCGCTATCCCGATCCGCAACCGCGTGGCCTGGTCGATGTGCTGGCCGAGCTGTACGACACCACGCCCGATCGCGTGCTGGTGACGCGCGGCAGCGACGAAGCGATCGATCTACTGACCCGTGCATTCTGCCGCGCAGGCCAGGATGGCATCGTGATCTCTCCGCCCACGTTCGGCATGTACGCCGTGTCGGCGCGTATCCAGGGCGCTGCCGTGGTGGAAGCGCCGCTCGAGGCCGACGGCTCGCTGGACGCAGACAAGCTCCTAGCAGCGGTGACGCCGGCGACAAAAATCGTATACGTCTGCACGCCGAACAACCCGACCGGCAACCTGGTGCCGCTGGCCACGCTGGAGCGCCTGGCCCAGGCGCTACAGGGCAGGGCGCTGCTGGTGGTGGACGAGGCGTATGCCGAGTTTTCCGGCACGCCCAGCGCCACGCAGCTCATCGACGCGTACGACCACGTGGCGGTGCTGCGCACGCTTTCGAAGGCGTGGTCGCTGGCGGGTGCACGCGTCGGTGCGCTCGTCGCGCGGGCCGAGGTGATCGGCCTGTTGCGCCGGATCATCGCGCCGTACCCGTTGCCGTCGCCGTGCGTGGATGCCGCGCTGGCCGCCCTTTCCTATGAAGGGCGCCGCGTGCAGCGCCACCATGTGCACGAGATATTGAATGAGCGCGCCCGCATGGCCGTGGCGCTGGCGACACTGCCGGGCGTGCGCGAAGTGCTTCCCTCGCACGCGAACTTCCTGGCCGTCCGTTTCGACGACGCACCCGGCACCTACAAGCGGCTGCTCGCCGCGGGCGTGGTCGTGCGCGATATCACGAAGTACCCGGGCCTGGGCGATGCGTTGCGCATCACCATCGGCACGGGCAACGAAAACGATCGCGTGCTGGCTGTCCTGCGCGCAGGGGTGGCGGCATGA
- the hisB gene encoding bifunctional histidinol-phosphatase/imidazoleglycerol-phosphate dehydratase HisB: protein MSRKILFVDRDGCIIEEPADQQIDSYEKLALLPGVVAALQRFVGAGYELVLVTNQDGLGTPSFPQETFDGPHNLLLRILSSQGITFREQLIDRSFPHEHRDTRKPNTGLARHWLADDSWSRAQSAMVGDRDTDIAFAANMGVRGFRVGEQGESWANVAHAVLDAPRIANVVRKTRETAIRVSVDLDRVADPVVHTGLGFFDHMLEQIGKHGGFALSLKCDGDTHIDEHHTIEDCALALGQALRQALGDKRGIGRYGFALPMDESAARAELDLSGRPYFVFEGTFPRERVGDVPTELVPHFFRSLCETLGANLHLTVVGENAHHMVEGCFKVVARTLRQAIRREGAELPSTKGSL, encoded by the coding sequence ATGAGCCGGAAGATTCTTTTTGTCGATCGCGATGGCTGCATCATCGAGGAGCCGGCCGACCAGCAGATCGATAGCTACGAGAAGCTGGCGCTGCTGCCTGGCGTGGTGGCGGCCTTGCAGCGCTTCGTCGGCGCAGGGTACGAGCTGGTGCTGGTGACCAACCAGGACGGGCTCGGCACGCCATCGTTTCCGCAGGAAACCTTCGACGGGCCGCACAACCTGTTGCTGCGGATCCTGTCATCGCAGGGCATCACCTTTCGCGAACAGCTGATCGATCGCAGCTTCCCGCACGAGCACCGCGATACACGCAAGCCGAACACAGGGCTGGCCCGGCACTGGCTCGCCGACGATAGCTGGAGCCGCGCGCAGTCGGCCATGGTGGGCGATCGCGATACCGATATCGCCTTCGCCGCCAACATGGGCGTGCGCGGGTTCCGCGTGGGCGAGCAGGGCGAAAGCTGGGCCAACGTGGCCCATGCAGTGCTCGATGCACCGCGTATCGCCAACGTCGTGCGCAAGACCAGGGAAACTGCGATCCGAGTGAGCGTGGACCTCGATCGCGTGGCGGATCCCGTGGTCCACACCGGCCTGGGCTTCTTCGACCACATGCTGGAGCAGATCGGCAAACACGGCGGGTTCGCACTGAGCCTTAAGTGCGACGGCGACACGCACATCGACGAACACCACACGATCGAAGACTGCGCGCTGGCGCTCGGCCAGGCACTGCGCCAGGCCCTGGGCGACAAGCGTGGCATCGGCCGTTACGGGTTCGCGCTGCCGATGGATGAAAGCGCCGCCCGTGCCGAACTGGATCTCTCGGGCCGCCCGTACTTCGTGTTCGAAGGCACGTTCCCGCGCGAGCGCGTCGGCGATGTACCGACCGAACTGGTGCCGCACTTCTTCCGCTCACTGTGCGAAACGCTGGGCGCCAACCTGCACCTCACCGTGGTCGGCGAGAACGCGCACCACATGGTCGAAGGCTGCTTCAAGGTCGTGGCGCGCACATTGCGCCAGGCCATCCGCCGCGAGGGCGCCGAGCTGCCCAGTACCAAGGGAAGCCTGTAA
- the hisH gene encoding imidazole glycerol phosphate synthase subunit HisH, producing MSVVLVDAGGTNIGSVRYALQRLGTDAELTADPARIRAASHVILPGVGAAGPGMRRLREAGLVEVLRGLTQPVLGVCLGMQLLCERSEEADTACLGVVPATVRHLPTAPGLRVPHMGWNTLHSTGGHCLTSGLREGDTAYFVHSYAVPVGDYTLVTSEHGTPFSAVVAAGNFMGMQFHPERSASVGAQLLRNFLLL from the coding sequence ATGAGCGTCGTGCTTGTCGATGCCGGTGGCACCAACATCGGCTCCGTCCGCTATGCGTTGCAGCGGCTCGGTACGGATGCGGAACTCACCGCGGATCCGGCCCGGATCCGCGCCGCCAGCCATGTGATCCTGCCCGGTGTCGGCGCCGCCGGCCCCGGTATGCGCCGCCTGCGCGAGGCGGGTCTGGTGGAGGTGTTGCGCGGCCTGACCCAGCCGGTGCTCGGCGTATGCCTGGGCATGCAGCTACTTTGCGAACGCTCGGAAGAGGCGGATACCGCATGCCTGGGCGTGGTGCCGGCTACCGTGCGCCACTTGCCGACGGCCCCAGGCCTGCGCGTGCCGCACATGGGCTGGAATACCTTGCACAGCACGGGCGGCCATTGCCTCACCTCCGGTTTGCGTGAGGGCGATACGGCGTACTTCGTGCACAGCTACGCGGTGCCCGTGGGCGATTACACGCTGGTGACCAGTGAGCACGGCACGCCGTTCTCGGCCGTGGTCGCGGCGGGCAACTTCATGGGCATGCAGTTTCATCCCGAGCGCTCGGCCAGCGTCGGCGCCCAGCTCCTGCGGAATTTTCTACTGCTATGA
- the hisA gene encoding 1-(5-phosphoribosyl)-5-[(5-phosphoribosylamino)methylideneamino]imidazole-4-carboxamide isomerase: protein MTLPIPAIDLRDGKVVRLFKGDYEQQTTFAFDPVELAQRYAADGATWLHVVDLDGARSGRFENLPTLTAIAAAAGLAVQAGGGVRNEEGVRRLLDAGVSRVVVGSIAIREPESVAAWIGRYGPDRIVLALDTRFRDGQWRLPSAGWTADEDRTLGDLLPFYEAAGARHLLCTDIDRDGTMTGPNTALYRHVAAIAPNLDVQASGGVRSLADVAALALQGVAGVILGRSLLQGEFTMAEALATTTKADASC from the coding sequence ATGACCTTACCCATTCCTGCCATTGATCTACGCGACGGCAAGGTAGTGCGTCTGTTCAAGGGCGACTACGAGCAACAGACCACGTTTGCCTTCGATCCGGTCGAACTCGCCCAGCGCTACGCGGCCGATGGCGCGACCTGGTTGCACGTCGTCGACCTGGACGGTGCGCGATCCGGGCGCTTTGAAAACCTGCCCACGCTCACGGCGATCGCCGCCGCGGCCGGCCTGGCCGTGCAAGCGGGCGGCGGCGTGCGTAACGAAGAGGGCGTGCGCCGCTTGCTCGATGCAGGTGTATCGCGGGTGGTGGTGGGCAGCATCGCTATTCGTGAGCCGGAGTCGGTGGCCGCATGGATCGGGCGTTACGGCCCTGATCGCATCGTGCTGGCGCTGGATACGCGTTTCCGTGACGGCCAGTGGCGCCTGCCCAGCGCGGGCTGGACGGCCGACGAGGACCGCACGCTGGGCGATCTGTTGCCGTTTTACGAAGCGGCCGGTGCGCGTCACCTGCTGTGTACCGATATCGATCGCGACGGCACCATGACCGGGCCGAATACGGCGCTTTACCGCCATGTCGCGGCGATCGCCCCGAACCTGGATGTCCAGGCATCCGGTGGCGTGCGTTCGCTGGCCGATGTGGCGGCGCTGGCGTTGCAGGGCGTGGCGGGTGTGATCCTGGGGCGCTCGTTGCTGCAGGGCGAGTTCACGATGGCTGAAGCGCTGGCCACGACGACGAAGGCGGATGCCTCATGCTGA
- the hisF gene encoding imidazole glycerol phosphate synthase subunit HisF, whose product MLSRRIIPCLDVRDGQVVKGVRFRDHIVVGEIVELALRYRDEGADELVFYDITASPEGRRVDRDWVERVAREIDIPFCVAGGIRSVEDAREVLHAGADKVSINSPALERPALVRELADAFGVQCVVVGVDSLRDDDGEWRVRQYTGDPSRTQALRKRTLDWIEEVQTLGAGEIVLNCMGTDGVRRGYDIEQLRAARAVTNVPLVASGGAGIPAHFTDVFRDADVDAALAASVFHSGDIAIPALKRELRARGIEVRA is encoded by the coding sequence ATGCTGAGCCGGCGGATTATTCCCTGCCTTGATGTACGCGATGGTCAGGTGGTGAAGGGCGTGCGCTTTCGCGACCACATCGTGGTCGGTGAAATCGTGGAGCTCGCCCTTCGCTACCGTGATGAAGGTGCCGACGAACTGGTCTTCTACGACATCACAGCGAGCCCGGAAGGGCGGCGGGTCGATCGTGACTGGGTGGAGCGCGTGGCGCGCGAAATCGATATCCCGTTCTGCGTGGCCGGTGGCATCCGTTCCGTGGAGGATGCGCGCGAGGTGCTGCACGCGGGTGCCGACAAGGTGTCGATCAACTCCCCGGCGCTTGAGCGCCCGGCGCTGGTTCGCGAGCTGGCCGATGCGTTTGGCGTGCAGTGCGTCGTGGTCGGCGTGGATAGCCTGCGCGACGACGATGGTGAGTGGCGCGTGCGCCAGTACACCGGCGATCCCTCGCGCACGCAGGCACTGCGCAAGCGCACGCTGGACTGGATCGAAGAGGTCCAGACGCTGGGTGCGGGCGAAATCGTGCTCAATTGCATGGGCACCGATGGCGTGCGCCGCGGCTACGATATCGAACAGCTGCGCGCCGCGCGCGCGGTAACGAACGTGCCGCTCGTGGCCTCCGGTGGCGCCGGTATACCTGCGCATTTCACGGATGTCTTCCGCGATGCCGATGTGGACGCGGCGCTGGCCGCGAGCGTGTTCCACTCCGGCGATATCGCCATTCCCGCCCTGAAGCGCGAACTGCGCGCGCGGGGCATCGAGGTACGTGCATGA
- the hisIE gene encoding bifunctional phosphoribosyl-AMP cyclohydrolase/phosphoribosyl-ATP diphosphatase HisIE: MNPDFAKGDGLVPAIVQHARTGEVLMLGYMDEAALAKTRETGLVTFFSRSKQRLWTKGETSGDTLTLVDLKIDCDADTLLVRALPAGPTCHTGTTSCFGNDVVPALGFLAELNALVASRHDERPKGSYTTKLFEGGIRRMAQKVGEEGVETALAAVAEDDDALLGEAADLVFHLMVVLRARGIGFEQVVAKLASRHR; the protein is encoded by the coding sequence ATGAACCCTGATTTCGCCAAAGGCGATGGCCTGGTACCCGCCATCGTCCAGCACGCCCGCACGGGCGAGGTGCTGATGTTGGGGTACATGGATGAAGCGGCGCTGGCGAAGACGCGTGAAACCGGTCTCGTCACGTTTTTCAGCCGCAGCAAGCAGCGTTTGTGGACGAAGGGCGAGACCTCCGGCGACACGCTGACGCTGGTGGACCTGAAGATCGATTGCGACGCGGATACGCTGCTGGTGCGCGCATTGCCTGCGGGCCCGACGTGCCACACGGGCACCACGAGCTGCTTTGGTAACGATGTGGTGCCGGCGCTGGGCTTCCTGGCAGAGCTCAATGCGCTTGTCGCATCACGCCATGATGAGCGGCCGAAGGGCAGCTACACCACGAAGCTGTTCGAAGGCGGCATTCGCCGCATGGCGCAGAAGGTGGGCGAGGAGGGCGTTGAAACCGCGCTCGCCGCGGTCGCTGAAGACGATGACGCGTTGCTCGGGGAAGCCGCCGACCTGGTGTTCCACCTGATGGTGGTGCTGCGTGCGCGCGGCATCGGCTTTGAGCAGGTGGTGGCGAAGCTGGCCTCGCGGCACCGGTAA
- the arsC gene encoding arsenate reductase (glutaredoxin) (This arsenate reductase requires both glutathione and glutaredoxin to convert arsenate to arsenite, after which the efflux transporter formed by ArsA and ArsB can extrude the arsenite from the cell, providing resistance.), which yields MSLPTLWHNPRCSKSRETLALLQQRGVTPVIVEYLKTPPSAAELDRVLKLLGREPRELMRKGEDEYAGVPADADRATLIRYMVEHPKLIERPVFINGKRAAVGRPPEAVLDIV from the coding sequence TTGAGTTTGCCCACCCTTTGGCATAACCCGCGATGTTCCAAATCGCGGGAGACGCTCGCGCTGCTCCAGCAGCGCGGCGTTACGCCTGTAATTGTCGAATACCTGAAGACGCCGCCCTCGGCGGCCGAGCTGGATCGCGTGCTGAAACTGCTCGGCCGTGAGCCGCGTGAGTTGATGCGCAAAGGTGAGGATGAGTACGCCGGTGTTCCGGCCGATGCGGACCGCGCCACGCTGATCCGTTACATGGTGGAACACCCGAAGCTGATTGAGCGGCCGGTGTTCATCAACGGCAAGAGGGCCGCCGTCGGCCGCCCGCCCGAGGCGGTGCTCGATATCGTTTGA
- a CDS encoding pseudouridine synthase, with product MNAPQRSVLSLKRNDAPTGEAAQLEERLHKVLANAGLGSRRMLEQRIQAGEVEVNGTAATIGASVHAGDRVVLDGKQFVVATDNRSDAEVLVYHKPEGVVTTREDTEGRPTVFEQLPRLKGARWVAVGRLDINTTGLLLLTTDGELANALMHPKSGLEREYLCRVHGEVPDEVIERLKAGVELEDGPARFDEIATISRGGSHSWFRVTIREGRNREVRRLWDSQGFLVSRLKRIRYGTVELPRALRRGDCENLDEAAIKALRERSGLGAPAPVLTLSAVVHQRRAPRHVTEYRPDKASTGAWSSARHDEARELTAFDRLRDDTPGRGGKGGRGGRPGGGQGGRREVNGNVDRPDRANKPRKPSSRRVAPGQELPAMRTWFAGDSRTGGGNANGNVAGNPNGNRSGGNRGPRTGGQGGQGGGNRSMGQGGGGNRAAGGQGGGNRAYGAPGGGNRAQGQGGPSRAGGNRASGGPGGGGNRGPRGQGGAGGGNRGGQGGNRGPRGGNRGGNGGGGNRGGNF from the coding sequence ATGAATGCGCCACAACGTTCCGTACTTAGCCTGAAGCGCAACGACGCCCCCACCGGTGAGGCCGCGCAGCTCGAAGAGCGCCTGCACAAGGTGCTGGCCAACGCCGGGCTCGGCTCGCGCCGCATGCTCGAGCAGCGCATCCAGGCCGGCGAGGTCGAAGTCAACGGCACCGCCGCCACCATTGGCGCCAGCGTCCACGCCGGCGACCGCGTCGTGCTCGACGGCAAGCAGTTCGTCGTCGCCACCGATAACCGCAGCGATGCCGAAGTGCTGGTCTACCACAAGCCGGAAGGCGTGGTGACCACCCGCGAAGACACCGAAGGCCGCCCCACCGTGTTCGAACAGCTGCCGCGCCTGAAGGGTGCGCGCTGGGTCGCCGTGGGCCGCCTCGATATCAACACCACCGGCCTGCTCCTGCTCACCACCGATGGCGAGCTCGCCAACGCGCTGATGCACCCCAAGAGCGGCCTGGAGCGTGAATACCTCTGCCGCGTGCACGGCGAAGTGCCCGATGAAGTGATCGAGCGCCTCAAGGCTGGCGTGGAGCTGGAAGACGGCCCCGCCCGCTTCGACGAGATCGCCACGATCAGCCGCGGCGGCAGCCACAGCTGGTTCCGCGTCACCATCCGCGAGGGCCGTAACCGCGAAGTGCGCCGCCTTTGGGATTCCCAGGGTTTCCTGGTAAGCCGCCTGAAGCGCATCCGCTACGGCACCGTGGAACTGCCGCGCGCCCTGCGCCGCGGCGATTGCGAAAACCTCGACGAGGCCGCGATCAAGGCCCTGCGCGAGCGTTCGGGCCTGGGCGCACCCGCTCCCGTCCTCACGCTGAGCGCCGTGGTGCACCAGCGCCGCGCGCCGCGCCACGTCACCGAATACCGCCCGGACAAGGCATCCACCGGTGCGTGGAGCTCGGCCCGTCACGATGAAGCCCGCGAGCTCACCGCGTTCGATCGCTTGCGCGACGACACGCCGGGCCGTGGTGGCAAGGGTGGCCGTGGTGGTCGCCCGGGTGGCGGCCAGGGTGGCCGTCGCGAAGTGAACGGCAATGTCGATCGTCCGGATCGCGCCAACAAGCCGCGCAAGCCTTCCTCGCGCCGCGTCGCGCCCGGGCAGGAACTGCCGGCGATGCGCACGTGGTTCGCGGGCGATAGCCGCACCGGCGGCGGCAACGCGAACGGCAACGTGGCGGGCAACCCCAATGGCAACCGCAGCGGCGGCAACCGTGGCCCGCGTACCGGCGGCCAGGGTGGCCAGGGCGGTGGCAACCGTTCGATGGGCCAGGGTGGCGGCGGTAACCGCGCTGCTGGCGGCCAGGGCGGCGGGAACCGTGCCTACGGCGCCCCGGGCGGCGGCAACCGCGCCCAGGGCCAGGGCGGCCCGAGCCGCGCCGGTGGCAACCGCGCGTCGGGTGGTCCCGGCGGTGGCGGTAACCGTGGCCCGCGTGGCCAGGGTGGCGCCGGCGGCGGCAACCGTGGTGGCCAGGGCGGCAATCGCGGCCCGCGCGGTGGCAACCGTGGTGGTAACGGCGGTGGCGGCAACCGCGGCGGCAACTTTTGA